Proteins encoded together in one Actinomycetota bacterium window:
- the hisD gene encoding histidinol dehydrogenase: MLRRIDLTRGQRLTEADLVRSGGIDAEVLGVAQRIVDDVRARGDEALREYTKQLDKADIGVIRVSEAEIEAAVAAVGDDFLDSVSAAADAIEDFHRRQVPQSWFTPGDGGVFLGVKVTPIRRVGIYVPGGRARYPSSVLMNAIPAIVAGVDEIAMVCPPDAEGGVSPYTLAAAQIAGVDEVYRVGGAQAVAALAYGTESIPRVDKITGPGNAYVTAAKKLVMGEVGIDMLAGPSEVLVLADDTAVPAFVAVDLMAQAEHDPRAATYLVTTDPDLPDAVTEALEVLLGEAPRADVIRRSLTDNGVAVVCPDIGVAIDVANVIAPEHLEVQCADPFDLLGAIRNAGAIFLGPWTPESIGDYVAGPNHVLPTGGTARFSSPLSVDDFVKKSSVISYSFEALEVDGPICMAIAEAEGLYAHGEAVGLRLASVMEEIDVEGELAELLDEDDEDDEGGE, from the coding sequence ATGTTGCGACGCATAGACCTCACGCGCGGACAGCGCCTCACCGAGGCCGACCTCGTGCGCTCAGGCGGCATCGACGCCGAGGTGCTCGGCGTGGCGCAGCGCATCGTCGACGACGTGCGCGCGCGCGGCGACGAGGCCCTGCGCGAGTACACCAAGCAGCTCGACAAGGCGGACATCGGCGTCATCCGTGTCTCGGAGGCCGAGATCGAGGCGGCCGTGGCCGCCGTGGGCGACGACTTCCTCGACTCGGTGTCGGCCGCCGCCGACGCTATCGAGGACTTCCACCGCCGCCAGGTGCCGCAGTCCTGGTTCACGCCCGGCGACGGCGGCGTCTTCCTCGGAGTGAAGGTCACGCCCATCCGCCGCGTCGGCATCTACGTGCCGGGCGGGCGGGCCCGCTACCCGTCCTCGGTGCTCATGAACGCCATCCCGGCGATCGTCGCCGGCGTCGACGAGATCGCCATGGTCTGCCCGCCGGACGCCGAGGGCGGCGTGTCGCCGTACACGCTGGCCGCCGCGCAGATCGCCGGCGTCGACGAGGTCTACCGGGTCGGCGGCGCTCAGGCCGTCGCCGCGTTGGCGTACGGCACCGAGTCGATACCGCGCGTCGACAAGATCACCGGCCCGGGCAACGCGTACGTGACCGCCGCGAAGAAGCTCGTGATGGGCGAGGTGGGCATCGACATGCTCGCCGGCCCTTCCGAGGTCCTCGTGCTCGCGGACGACACCGCCGTGCCCGCCTTCGTCGCGGTCGACCTGATGGCCCAGGCGGAGCACGACCCGCGCGCGGCCACCTACCTCGTCACCACCGACCCGGATCTGCCCGACGCGGTCACGGAGGCGCTCGAGGTGCTGCTCGGCGAGGCGCCGCGCGCCGACGTCATCCGCCGCTCGCTCACCGACAACGGCGTGGCCGTGGTCTGCCCCGACATCGGCGTGGCGATCGACGTCGCCAACGTGATCGCCCCCGAGCACCTCGAGGTGCAGTGCGCCGACCCGTTCGACCTGCTCGGCGCGATCCGCAACGCGGGCGCGATCTTCCTCGGGCCGTGGACGCCCGAGTCGATCGGCGACTACGTGGCCGGGCCCAACCACGTCCTGCCCACCGGCGGCACGGCGCGGTTCTCCTCGCCGCTGTCCGTCGACGACTTCGTGAAGAAGTCCTCGGTCATCTCGTACTCGTTCGAGGCGCTCGAGGTCGACGGCCCGATCTGCATGGCCATCGCCGAGGCCGAAGGGCTCTACGCCCACGGCGAGGCGGTCGGGCTGCGGCTCGCGTCCGTCATGGAGGAGATCGACGTCGAGGGCGAACTCGCCGAGCTGCTCGACGAGGACGACGAGGACGACGAGGGCGGCGAGTAG